The region TCGCGAGCCGCTTCACCAAATCGGAAACCGACGGCAATGGCAAGGAGGTCGACCGGGAGATCCCTTTCCTGAAGGCGTATTCTGTGTTCAATGTGGACCAGATCGACGGTCTGCCGGACCATCACTACCATCGTCCGGAACCGACTCTCGATCCGGTCGAGCGGATAGAGAATGCCGATCGCTTCTTCCGCAACACCGGCGCCGTTATCCGCCATGGCGGGACGCAAGCCTACTATTCGCCGGTGACCGACCATATCCAGATGCCGCCGTTCCAGACCTTCCGCGATGCGGCTTCCTACACGGCAACGCTGAGTCATGAGGCAACGCACTGGACCGCGAACCCGCGGCGCGTGGGCCGCGATCTCAGCCGTTATGCCAAGGACAAGAGCGAGCGCGCCCGCGAGGAACTCATTGCCGAGCTCGGCAGCTGCTTCCTATGCGCCGACCTTGGAATCGTACCGGAGCTCGAGCCACGGCCCGATCACGCGTCGTACCTTGCCTCATGGCTCGCCGTGCTTTCCGAAGACAGGCGGGCGATTTTTCAGGCGGCCGCTCATGCGCAGAGGGCAGTCACCTTCCTGCACGATCTGCAGCCTGATGCAGCTGATGAGAAAGTCGCGGCTTAAAAATCAGCGTCGGTCGTTGCATCCGCCAACGGCCGACACCTCTCTCGGCTCTCTCTGCTTGAGCGCGCCCTGA is a window of Agrobacterium cucumeris DNA encoding:
- a CDS encoding ArdC family protein — encoded protein: MNRKTEGERGDIYTRITDRIVADLEKGVRPWMKPWSVANTQGRITRPLRHNGQPYSGMNVLLLWSEGMARGFASPVWMTFKQARELGAVVRKGETGSTVVFASRFTKSETDGNGKEVDREIPFLKAYSVFNVDQIDGLPDHHYHRPEPTLDPVERIENADRFFRNTGAVIRHGGTQAYYSPVTDHIQMPPFQTFRDAASYTATLSHEATHWTANPRRVGRDLSRYAKDKSERAREELIAELGSCFLCADLGIVPELEPRPDHASYLASWLAVLSEDRRAIFQAAAHAQRAVTFLHDLQPDAADEKVAA